The proteins below are encoded in one region of Peromyscus eremicus chromosome 10, PerEre_H2_v1, whole genome shotgun sequence:
- the Hnrnpdl gene encoding heterogeneous nuclear ribonucleoprotein D-like isoform X1 — MEVPPRLSHVQQPPPPPPLFPSAPATLASRSLSHWRPRAPRQLAPLLPSLASSASRQGARRTQRHVTAQQPSRLAGGAAIKGGRRRRPDLFRRHFKSGSIQRSAAAAAAGTRTARQHPAADGSATMEDMNEYSNIEEFAEGSKINASKNQQDDGKMFIGGLSWDTSKKDLTEYLSRFGEVVDCTIKTDPVTGRSRGFGFVLFKDAASVDKVLELKEHKLDGKLIDPKRAKALKGKEPPKKVFVGGLSPDTSEEQIKEYFGAFGEIENIELPMDTKTNERRGFCFITYTDEEPVKKLLESRYHQIGSGKCEIKVAQPKEVYRQQQQQQKGGRGGAAGGRGGARGRGRGQGQNWNQGFNNYYDQGYGNYNSAYGGDQNYSGYGGYDYTGYNYGNYGYGQGYADYSGQQSTYGKASRGGGNHQNNYQPY, encoded by the exons ATGGAGGTCCCGCCCCGGCTTTCCCATGtgcagcagccgccgccgccgccgccattgTTCCCCTCGGCTCCCGCGACTTTAGCCTCCCGCAGCCTCTCCCATTGGCGGCCGCGGGCTCCCCGGCAGCTCGCCCCGCTCCTCCCTTCGCTCGCTTCCAGCGCCTCCCGGCAGGGGGCGCGCCGGACCCAGCGCCACGTCACCGCCCAGCAGCCCTCCCGATTGGCGGGCGGGGCGGCTATAAAGGGAGGGCGCAGGCGGCGGCCGGATCTCTTCCGCCGCCATTTTAAATCCGGCTCCATACAacgctccgccgccgccgccgccgccgggacCCGGACTGCGCGCCAGCACCCCGCTGCCGACGGCTCCGCCACCATGGAGGACATGAACGAGTACAGCAACATAGAGGAGTTCGCAGAGGGATCCAAGATCAACGCGAGCAAGAACCAGCAGGATGACGG TAAAATGTTTATTGGAGGCTTGAGCTGGGATACAAGCAAGAAAGATTTGACTGAATATTTGTCTCGATTTGGGGAAGTTGTAGACTGCACAATTAAAACAGATCCAGTCACTGGAAGATCAAGAGGATTTGGATTTGTGCTTTTCAAAGATGCTGCTAGTGTGGATAAG GTTTTGGAACTGAAAGAACACAAACTGGATGGCAAATTGATAGACCCCAAAAGGGCCAAAGCTTTAAAGGGAAAAGAACCCCCTAAAAAGGTTTTTGTGGGTGGACTGAGTCCAGATACTTCAGAAGAACAAATTAAAGAATACTTTGGAGCCTTTGGAGAG ATAGAAAATATTGAGCTTCCCATGgatacaaaaacaaatgaaagaagaggATTCTGTTTTATCACATACACAGATGAAGAACCAGTAAAGAAATTGTTAGAAAGCAGATACCATCAGATAGGGTCTGGGAAG tgcGAAATCAAAGTTGCACAGCCCAAAGAGGTGTACaggcagcaacagcaacaacaaaaaggcgGGAGAGGTGGAGCAGCTGGTGGACGAGGTGGAGCGAGGGGGCGCGGAAGAG GTCAGGGCCAAAACTGGAACCAAGGATTTAATAACTATTATGATCAAGGATATGGAAATTATAATAGTGCCTATGGTGGTGATCAAAACTATAGTGGCTATGGCGGATATGATTATACTGGGTATAACTATGGGAACTATGGATATGGACAGGGATATGCAGACTACAGCG GTCAACAGAGCACTTATGGCAAGGCATCCCGAGGGGGTGGCAATCACCAGAACAATTACCAGCCCTACTGA
- the Hnrnpdl gene encoding heterogeneous nuclear ribonucleoprotein D-like isoform X2 → MEVPPRLSHVQQPPPPPPLFPSAPATLASRSLSHWRPRAPRQLAPLLPSLASSASRQGARRTQRHVTAQQPSRLAGGAAIKGGRRRRPDLFRRHFKSGSIQRSAAAAAAGTRTARQHPAADGSATMEDMNEYSNIEEFAEGSKINASKNQQDDGKMFIGGLSWDTSKKDLTEYLSRFGEVVDCTIKTDPVTGRSRGFGFVLFKDAASVDKVLELKEHKLDGKLIDPKRAKALKGKEPPKKVFVGGLSPDTSEEQIKEYFGAFGEIENIELPMDTKTNERRGFCFITYTDEEPVKKLLESRYHQIGSGKCEIKVAQPKEVYRQQQQQQKGGRGGAAGGRGGARGRGRGQQSTYGKASRGGGNHQNNYQPY, encoded by the exons ATGGAGGTCCCGCCCCGGCTTTCCCATGtgcagcagccgccgccgccgccgccattgTTCCCCTCGGCTCCCGCGACTTTAGCCTCCCGCAGCCTCTCCCATTGGCGGCCGCGGGCTCCCCGGCAGCTCGCCCCGCTCCTCCCTTCGCTCGCTTCCAGCGCCTCCCGGCAGGGGGCGCGCCGGACCCAGCGCCACGTCACCGCCCAGCAGCCCTCCCGATTGGCGGGCGGGGCGGCTATAAAGGGAGGGCGCAGGCGGCGGCCGGATCTCTTCCGCCGCCATTTTAAATCCGGCTCCATACAacgctccgccgccgccgccgccgccgggacCCGGACTGCGCGCCAGCACCCCGCTGCCGACGGCTCCGCCACCATGGAGGACATGAACGAGTACAGCAACATAGAGGAGTTCGCAGAGGGATCCAAGATCAACGCGAGCAAGAACCAGCAGGATGACGG TAAAATGTTTATTGGAGGCTTGAGCTGGGATACAAGCAAGAAAGATTTGACTGAATATTTGTCTCGATTTGGGGAAGTTGTAGACTGCACAATTAAAACAGATCCAGTCACTGGAAGATCAAGAGGATTTGGATTTGTGCTTTTCAAAGATGCTGCTAGTGTGGATAAG GTTTTGGAACTGAAAGAACACAAACTGGATGGCAAATTGATAGACCCCAAAAGGGCCAAAGCTTTAAAGGGAAAAGAACCCCCTAAAAAGGTTTTTGTGGGTGGACTGAGTCCAGATACTTCAGAAGAACAAATTAAAGAATACTTTGGAGCCTTTGGAGAG ATAGAAAATATTGAGCTTCCCATGgatacaaaaacaaatgaaagaagaggATTCTGTTTTATCACATACACAGATGAAGAACCAGTAAAGAAATTGTTAGAAAGCAGATACCATCAGATAGGGTCTGGGAAG tgcGAAATCAAAGTTGCACAGCCCAAAGAGGTGTACaggcagcaacagcaacaacaaaaaggcgGGAGAGGTGGAGCAGCTGGTGGACGAGGTGGAGCGAGGGGGCGCGGAAGAG GTCAACAGAGCACTTATGGCAAGGCATCCCGAGGGGGTGGCAATCACCAGAACAATTACCAGCCCTACTGA